In one window of Synergistaceae bacterium DNA:
- a CDS encoding phosphoenolpyruvate carboxykinase (ATP) — MSTIGYYDPENFKKVYHAQPRTTIETLFYSNNVHHVQDLHEAYNLAKNSPGTIELTGMPVFQPEAQGLPMGANVLLFNDGGIFGRTAAARRIVGYPDVDVAKYCKIIREAIFNMRYRKLYQADAYVGLDEDFMTSAHCIVPEGYENNLYNWMINFQYANEAYAPRYAASRQISDHDGDIFFVADPDWPHGDPELQKQFPLGIAFFSPEENCAIVLGLRYFGEMKKGTLTLAWGIAARNGYASCHGGLKRYTLKDGSGRKFVVAAFGLSGSGKSTITHAKHDGKYDVMVLHDDAFVVNVKDKYAIALEPTYFDKVADYPIGCPDNKYILTLQNCGCIRTPDGKLIAVTEDVRNGNGRAIKSRLWSPNRVDRINEPLNAIFWLMRDPTLPPVLKLEGPSLASVLGATLATKRTSAENLAPGVDPDALVCEPYANPFRTYPLSMDYERFKALISDGVDCYILNTGSFMGKPVGKENTLMIIERIVEGTAQWTPFGNLTGIKTMAIPGFDADLKNDEYRTQLKKRFQDRLNFIKSRETERGGIDRLPDDAREAVEKLIAEIG, encoded by the coding sequence ATGTCAACAATCGGTTACTATGATCCTGAAAACTTCAAGAAGGTTTATCACGCTCAGCCCAGAACGACAATCGAGACCCTCTTCTACAGCAACAACGTCCATCATGTACAGGACCTCCACGAGGCCTACAACCTCGCAAAGAACTCGCCCGGCACAATCGAGCTTACGGGAATGCCCGTCTTCCAGCCTGAAGCGCAGGGACTCCCGATGGGCGCGAATGTCCTCCTATTCAACGACGGCGGAATCTTCGGACGCACCGCAGCCGCAAGAAGAATCGTCGGCTATCCTGATGTCGACGTGGCCAAGTACTGCAAGATTATCCGCGAGGCAATCTTCAACATGCGCTATCGCAAGCTCTATCAGGCTGATGCATACGTAGGGCTTGACGAAGACTTCATGACCTCCGCACACTGCATCGTTCCTGAAGGCTACGAGAACAACCTGTACAACTGGATGATTAACTTCCAGTACGCAAACGAAGCCTACGCACCGCGTTACGCGGCATCGCGCCAGATTTCCGACCACGACGGAGACATCTTCTTTGTCGCAGACCCCGACTGGCCGCACGGAGACCCCGAGCTTCAGAAGCAGTTCCCGCTGGGAATCGCTTTCTTCTCGCCCGAAGAGAACTGCGCAATAGTTCTCGGACTGCGCTACTTCGGCGAAATGAAGAAGGGCACTCTGACCCTCGCATGGGGCATCGCGGCACGCAACGGCTACGCATCATGCCACGGTGGACTTAAGAGGTACACCCTCAAGGACGGAAGCGGCAGGAAGTTCGTTGTCGCGGCGTTCGGTCTGTCAGGCTCCGGCAAGTCGACAATCACACACGCAAAGCATGACGGCAAATATGATGTCATGGTGCTTCATGATGATGCGTTCGTCGTCAACGTAAAGGACAAGTACGCAATCGCCCTCGAGCCGACGTACTTCGACAAGGTCGCAGATTACCCCATCGGCTGCCCGGACAACAAGTACATTCTGACGCTCCAGAACTGCGGATGCATCAGGACTCCTGACGGCAAACTCATAGCCGTAACTGAGGACGTACGCAACGGAAACGGACGCGCAATCAAGTCCCGCCTGTGGTCGCCTAACAGAGTCGACAGGATTAACGAGCCTCTGAACGCCATCTTCTGGCTCATGAGAGACCCGACGCTCCCGCCCGTGCTGAAACTCGAAGGCCCGTCGCTGGCTTCCGTTCTCGGCGCAACGCTCGCGACAAAGAGAACCAGCGCAGAGAACCTCGCACCCGGCGTTGACCCTGACGCACTGGTCTGCGAACCCTACGCCAACCCGTTCAGGACTTACCCGCTCAGCATGGACTACGAGAGGTTCAAGGCTCTCATCTCCGACGGCGTTGACTGCTACATCCTCAACACCGGCAGCTTCATGGGCAAGCCCGTAGGCAAGGAGAACACCCTCATGATCATTGAGCGCATCGTTGAGGGCACGGCGCAGTGGACTCCGTTCGGCAACCTGACCGGCATCAAGACGATGGCGATTCCGGGCTTCGACGCTGACCTGAAGAACGACGAGTACAGGACTCAGCTCAAGAAGAGATTCCAGGACAGGCTGAACTTCATCAAGAGCAGAGAGACTGAGCGCGGCGGAATCGACAGGCTTCCTGACGATGCACGCGAGGCAGTCGAGAAGCTCATTGCCGAGATAGGCTAG
- the plsY gene encoding glycerol-3-phosphate 1-O-acyltransferase PlsY, whose amino-acid sequence MRAIILWAIASYLIGSFPTGYVITKLFHRDETGKRDGLDIRTIGSGAIGATNVGRAMGFGWARFTAVVDMLKGAFALLLAVHLVPAEQQNIIMAVAALAVVIGHNYPVWLKFKGGKGIATTYGTLFFIWPYESFAVVLLCGAIWFALMKLTRYVSVASMVSTVCISVFFAMLGAPKEFTIIAAILGALCVFRHRTNIVRLIHGTENRLK is encoded by the coding sequence ATGCGCGCAATAATTCTATGGGCAATAGCTTCGTACCTCATCGGCTCATTTCCGACCGGCTACGTAATCACCAAACTCTTTCACCGCGACGAGACAGGCAAACGCGACGGCCTAGACATCCGCACAATCGGCAGCGGAGCAATCGGTGCAACCAACGTAGGACGTGCAATGGGTTTCGGCTGGGCACGTTTCACTGCAGTCGTCGACATGCTCAAGGGAGCGTTCGCGTTGCTGCTTGCCGTGCACCTTGTGCCTGCTGAACAGCAGAATATCATCATGGCGGTTGCGGCTCTGGCTGTCGTGATAGGGCACAACTACCCCGTGTGGCTGAAGTTCAAGGGCGGCAAGGGCATAGCTACGACGTACGGGACACTGTTCTTCATCTGGCCGTATGAGTCTTTCGCTGTCGTCCTGCTCTGCGGGGCAATCTGGTTCGCCCTGATGAAGCTGACGCGGTACGTGTCCGTTGCGTCGATGGTGTCGACGGTGTGTATCTCGGTCTTCTTCGCGATGCTGGGTGCACCGAAAGAGTTTACGATTATTGCGGCAATTCTGGGTGCACTGTGCGTGTTCCGTCATCGCACTAACATCGTAAGGCTCATTCACGGCACGGAGAACCGCCTCAAGTAA
- a CDS encoding RelA/SpoT domain-containing protein: protein MDKRRINEIGLRYIESLKLYEEFAARIRNLIQDLVELEGVEFYAIEGWAEKPAELLRILSTLEEKDLTGVDLVRVRVLLRFPEDVLKVEALIKSEFEIDASRSVPSSQLEDPFRFGYPAVVYILALSDTRSRLREWAKYKTLSFRLELRTILQEAWATIFPRVNQTVGSISEKKLTRQLVRLSSLLEEADEGFLNLRRVIKDEALLVPPSANTPSRKPEPPEAEKLFTDEELYMLFRDDESLLGRWNALAQEAGFPEFTPDADYLRESFLHLCNILRAAGIDTLSEVRSFLEEMEADGKGLNQLKAVHDAFRENENWRVDPFSALFLLVLNFKWDSLKDKDLVSLNIKRGSDRISGQ from the coding sequence ATGGACAAGCGCAGGATTAACGAAATCGGGTTACGGTACATCGAAAGCCTCAAGCTCTACGAAGAATTTGCGGCACGAATCCGCAACCTCATTCAAGACCTCGTCGAACTCGAAGGAGTAGAGTTCTACGCCATCGAAGGCTGGGCAGAAAAACCCGCCGAACTCCTTCGCATACTCTCAACCCTCGAGGAGAAGGACTTGACGGGGGTTGACCTTGTGCGCGTGAGAGTGCTGCTGCGCTTCCCGGAAGATGTTCTCAAGGTTGAAGCACTCATAAAGTCTGAGTTCGAGATTGACGCGTCGCGTTCAGTGCCGTCCAGCCAGCTCGAAGACCCCTTCAGGTTCGGCTATCCCGCTGTTGTGTACATCCTCGCTCTGTCGGATACGCGTTCAAGGCTCAGGGAATGGGCCAAGTATAAGACTCTCAGCTTCAGGCTCGAGCTCCGCACAATCCTGCAGGAAGCGTGGGCAACTATTTTCCCGAGAGTTAATCAGACCGTCGGAAGCATCTCCGAAAAGAAGCTGACACGACAGCTCGTGAGACTGTCTTCACTGCTCGAAGAAGCTGATGAAGGCTTCCTGAACCTCCGCAGAGTCATCAAGGATGAAGCACTGCTGGTTCCTCCGTCAGCAAACACACCCTCCCGAAAGCCCGAACCTCCAGAAGCAGAAAAACTCTTCACCGATGAAGAACTGTATATGCTCTTCCGCGACGACGAGTCCCTTCTTGGCCGGTGGAATGCTCTTGCTCAGGAGGCAGGCTTCCCGGAGTTCACGCCGGACGCTGATTACCTGAGAGAAAGTTTCCTGCACCTGTGCAACATTCTGCGGGCGGCAGGAATTGATACGCTCTCTGAAGTAAGGAGCTTCCTCGAGGAAATGGAGGCTGACGGCAAAGGCCTTAACCAGCTTAAAGCAGTGCATGACGCTTTCAGGGAGAATGAGAACTGGAGGGTTGACCCGTTTTCTGCACTGTTCCTGCTGGTGCTGAACTTCAAGTGGGACAGCCTCAAGGACAAAGACCTAGTGAGTCTGAACATCAAGAGGGGTTCAGACAGGATAAGCGGACAATAA
- a CDS encoding polysaccharide pyruvyl transferase family protein, which produces MRRYRAAVLGYYGFGNLGDELLLRACLEMFRRCGLRREDVVVLSASPEDACSVNRWKFREVVRALRESDTLLLGGGGLFQDTTSVKSCVWYWGIVRLAKLLVCRVWALGQSVGPLKSRVSRMLAGDALRLCEAVHVRDEKSYSLAKSLGCRNVIRGHDLVLSLPADVQPHAAACTLVNLRPCADLDTFTRIIAPNLKGRVVGVALSDEDIDAMKGLSLTEIVRVRSFSEAADVWSKASCAVGMRLHFGVLSRIFRTPLAMMPYDPKVSEFASQSGVPCITDEWCEPVMPRPVPECSGEIDALCREMLGL; this is translated from the coding sequence ATGAGGAGGTACAGAGCCGCAGTCTTGGGCTATTACGGCTTCGGGAATCTCGGCGATGAACTGTTACTGCGGGCGTGCCTTGAGATGTTCAGGCGTTGCGGGCTGAGGCGTGAAGATGTCGTTGTGCTCTCTGCATCTCCAGAAGACGCTTGCTCAGTGAACAGGTGGAAGTTCCGTGAAGTTGTGAGGGCTCTGCGTGAGAGTGATACTCTTCTGCTGGGGGGCGGAGGGCTCTTTCAGGACACTACGAGCGTGAAATCATGCGTGTGGTACTGGGGGATTGTACGGCTCGCGAAGTTGCTGGTGTGCAGGGTGTGGGCACTTGGCCAGTCCGTCGGGCCGCTGAAGTCAAGAGTGTCGAGAATGCTTGCGGGAGATGCGCTGAGACTGTGTGAGGCCGTGCACGTACGCGACGAGAAGTCGTACAGTCTCGCGAAGTCTTTGGGCTGCCGTAATGTCATCAGGGGGCATGACCTCGTGCTGAGCCTCCCTGCTGATGTTCAACCACACGCGGCGGCCTGCACGCTCGTGAACCTCAGACCGTGCGCTGACCTCGACACGTTCACGCGGATAATTGCTCCGAACCTCAAAGGCAGGGTTGTCGGTGTCGCTCTCTCTGATGAAGACATTGACGCGATGAAGGGGCTCAGCCTCACGGAGATTGTGCGGGTAAGGAGCTTCAGTGAGGCAGCAGATGTGTGGTCAAAGGCTTCGTGCGCTGTCGGAATGCGGCTTCACTTCGGCGTGCTCTCCCGAATCTTCAGGACTCCGCTCGCCATGATGCCCTACGACCCCAAAGTCAGCGAGTTCGCCTCACAGTCAGGTGTCCCGTGCATCACAGATGAATGGTGTGAACCTGTCATGCCCCGACCTGTCCCTGAGTGCTCGGGGGAGATAGACGCTCTATGCCGTGAAATGCTCGGGCTGTGA
- a CDS encoding nucleotidyltransferase family protein, with protein MLQRITKEAVTITAGIIAEFNPLHKGHHSLISQAKAHGDSCVVVLSSNFTQRGSPSIVSKFVRAKMALLAGADLVLELPFLFACSAGQDFASGAVALLSEFADTIAFGMENPEADIMKLVDAEGTEAFTEALRREMSRGASYPKAHAIALDAAVPGAGDFIAKPNNMLALSYIREIQREGYGLKVMKVKREGNFSSKAVRAGSLEMLPEFSKRLLAVAERSDEGRLWPLVQGVMLRSRAEDLRRIYGISEGIEGLFLKHWKDAGNLDDFIGRCVCARYTRAHIRRRLVYILLGLNREEASAAVSGGVPYARVLGFNGRGREILRGKKAITRLAEVEGERGRYFADVEFRASQLYELTLETPNFKRETGKPVIIQP; from the coding sequence ATACTACAACGCATCACAAAGGAGGCGGTAACAATTACGGCTGGCATTATCGCGGAGTTCAACCCTCTGCACAAAGGCCACCACTCGCTGATCTCGCAGGCGAAAGCTCACGGGGACTCCTGCGTCGTCGTACTGTCCTCGAACTTCACCCAGAGAGGCAGCCCCTCGATCGTCAGCAAGTTCGTACGTGCGAAGATGGCACTCTTGGCCGGAGCTGACCTCGTGCTGGAACTTCCCTTCCTGTTCGCGTGTTCGGCGGGACAGGACTTCGCGAGTGGAGCTGTCGCTCTGCTGTCGGAGTTCGCGGACACAATAGCCTTCGGGATGGAGAACCCTGAAGCCGACATCATGAAGCTCGTTGATGCAGAAGGCACGGAAGCATTCACGGAGGCTCTGAGACGGGAGATGTCTCGGGGAGCGTCGTACCCTAAGGCTCATGCCATCGCTCTTGATGCCGCCGTGCCGGGAGCAGGAGACTTCATCGCCAAGCCCAACAACATGCTTGCACTCTCCTACATACGGGAGATTCAGAGGGAGGGTTACGGCTTGAAGGTCATGAAGGTTAAGCGTGAAGGGAATTTCTCGAGCAAGGCTGTTCGTGCTGGAAGTCTGGAGATGCTCCCTGAGTTCTCGAAGAGGCTTCTTGCTGTGGCTGAACGCTCGGACGAAGGGAGACTGTGGCCGCTGGTTCAGGGAGTTATGCTGCGGAGCAGGGCTGAGGACTTGCGGAGGATTTACGGCATCAGCGAGGGGATAGAGGGCTTGTTCCTGAAGCACTGGAAGGACGCGGGGAATCTCGATGACTTTATAGGACGATGTGTCTGCGCAAGGTACACGCGGGCTCACATCAGGCGGCGGCTGGTGTATATCCTTCTCGGCCTGAACAGAGAGGAGGCATCGGCGGCGGTTAGCGGGGGAGTGCCTTACGCGCGGGTTCTGGGCTTCAACGGAAGAGGCAGGGAGATTCTGCGCGGCAAGAAAGCTATCACGAGGCTGGCGGAAGTTGAGGGAGAAAGAGGAAGGTACTTCGCGGACGTGGAGTTCCGTGCATCACAGCTCTATGAACTCACACTCGAGACACCAAACTTCAAGCGTGAAACGGGAAAGCCGGTTATAATTCAGCCTTAA
- a CDS encoding putative Ig domain-containing protein, producing the protein MKSFLRMMAVSCAILAVSALPALAADPSITVTAEDEASTSQSVRIADNIIDGTDAPFQDVLFTLEDEDGYLDEYFEDADDTSYDWTITTNGTDGLPEGLEVADSDDSSLTITGTPTKAGKYAITAVLTRSGEGEDFSGAPLTYSADYTVNVTALKVTLSEDASDCAVAYTGYPYRAVIVAEGASGDVKWTVASADETGDMNGANKGGSWSWAKITEDGATLIIEGVLPDSEDSIYFGISAADDFAEMGIEAAEDYDNSFTSITMIAYDDKTEGVEKTNVLAVNISAPDAEHVTLDQLPKSYDVTDGAGAITADYSATIKFPDGAFVSKDDMPVESRIHMPRWLVYTLTKDAAGAVKEMKITFNASMSGDIAAGDSSAVRIDVADDNTYEGDVDTVAAIGWPVVYMPEAFSVTASKTSMSIRSGASDTVTLSSSNNYGGVSYTLEVSGDTPASSEEDEEETPWATVSGNTAIFSPDKEGDFEVILTARDSLYRKENITFNVKVLEPFTVSMDIGHVVADVNGTKTIAIDVTGATGAVTYDLTVSEDSEAEWAQIEGDSIVLTPDKTGTFTLNLTITDGNERTVTRVFTVKVLTPFTLSADTTALSMDAGDTRSVALSSAGAEGTVRYTTNLDWATVSEDTLILTPAASGDFTVTVTGTDGEARTQSLSVSVKVLPVFVLSADATAITAELNQETTFKYFTEGAVGSVDYSVELSGDSSALTFTSGDCEITFTPSAMSDFVFIITASDNASRSRTLSVDVKVIHTFTITASPDAVTMMAGDTETVTLSADNAVGLVRYSAPDGINWITISGDTATLAPTGEYNGRVTFTAKDSLDVTSSVDVSVTVSVFKVTADRSTVSLAAGSTATITMSSNGQGVTYTTSHSWATVNGSTITLAPTEAGSYTLTITGTDSKQRTDTASVAVTVTSGTSTDSDDQPGAVAPQSLQPERSTMDVSDEDVEANVKETIGNVPENATLEHLPSGAAGTARTVTEVINELSGDVLADEEVIAVLGVISVDKPAVYVFMVDLSGIANLKPGAPLILHMLRATIRSGSAEVSAAAEEDTNCTLVDDEGNEVTTVPENKRVNIAAYMETGKTYEPILTTASSSSYSNNDPGSPGGGCDAGFGALALAAASLFICKKRS; encoded by the coding sequence TTGAAGAGTTTTTTGCGCATGATGGCGGTGTCCTGTGCCATCTTGGCGGTGAGTGCACTGCCCGCACTGGCAGCAGACCCGAGCATTACCGTAACGGCTGAGGATGAAGCGAGCACATCCCAGAGCGTCAGGATAGCTGACAACATCATCGATGGTACTGATGCACCGTTCCAGGATGTACTGTTCACGCTCGAAGACGAGGACGGCTACCTTGATGAGTACTTCGAGGATGCTGACGATACGTCCTACGATTGGACGATAACAACCAACGGCACTGACGGGCTTCCCGAAGGCTTGGAGGTAGCAGATTCGGATGATAGTTCACTTACCATTACAGGAACACCGACCAAAGCCGGAAAATACGCTATAACCGCTGTTTTGACCCGTTCAGGTGAAGGTGAAGATTTTAGCGGTGCACCTCTGACGTACTCAGCGGACTACACCGTCAATGTAACAGCCCTCAAAGTTACCTTGTCGGAAGATGCTTCGGACTGCGCGGTAGCTTACACTGGTTACCCTTACAGAGCCGTTATCGTCGCGGAAGGTGCTTCGGGCGATGTCAAGTGGACAGTTGCGTCAGCTGACGAGACAGGAGACATGAACGGGGCAAACAAGGGCGGCTCGTGGAGCTGGGCGAAGATCACCGAAGACGGGGCAACGCTCATCATCGAGGGCGTTCTTCCTGACTCTGAGGACAGCATATATTTCGGCATAAGCGCGGCCGACGACTTTGCTGAGATGGGGATAGAGGCGGCTGAAGACTACGATAACAGCTTCACTTCCATCACCATGATAGCCTACGACGATAAAACAGAGGGTGTGGAAAAAACCAACGTCTTGGCCGTGAACATCTCTGCTCCTGACGCTGAACACGTTACCCTTGACCAGCTGCCGAAGTCGTATGACGTAACAGACGGCGCGGGAGCCATAACCGCAGATTACTCCGCAACGATAAAGTTCCCTGACGGAGCGTTTGTGAGCAAAGATGATATGCCTGTGGAAAGCAGGATACATATGCCCCGCTGGCTGGTTTACACGCTGACGAAAGACGCGGCAGGAGCGGTCAAGGAGATGAAGATAACCTTCAACGCTTCCATGAGCGGAGACATCGCCGCAGGAGACTCCAGCGCGGTGCGCATCGATGTAGCTGATGACAACACGTATGAAGGCGACGTAGATACGGTGGCTGCAATAGGGTGGCCTGTGGTCTACATGCCTGAGGCATTCTCGGTAACTGCCAGCAAAACCAGCATGTCCATAAGGAGCGGTGCTTCTGACACAGTAACCTTGTCGTCGTCAAACAACTACGGCGGAGTGAGCTACACTCTGGAGGTCAGCGGAGATACTCCAGCCTCTTCCGAAGAGGATGAAGAAGAGACACCTTGGGCCACAGTAAGCGGCAACACGGCAATATTCAGTCCTGACAAGGAAGGCGACTTCGAGGTTATCCTTACAGCGAGAGACAGCCTGTACAGGAAGGAAAACATCACGTTCAACGTCAAGGTGCTCGAGCCGTTCACCGTCAGTATGGACATTGGACATGTGGTCGCGGATGTCAACGGAACAAAGACAATCGCGATCGATGTAACAGGTGCTACGGGCGCGGTTACGTACGACCTGACTGTCAGCGAGGACTCCGAAGCAGAATGGGCTCAGATCGAGGGAGACAGCATAGTGCTTACCCCCGATAAGACAGGCACGTTCACCCTGAACCTGACCATCACGGACGGCAATGAAAGAACCGTAACCCGAGTGTTCACCGTCAAGGTACTCACGCCGTTCACGCTCAGTGCGGACACCACAGCCCTGAGCATGGATGCCGGCGACACGAGATCCGTTGCGCTCTCGTCTGCAGGCGCGGAAGGCACAGTACGCTACACAACAAATCTTGACTGGGCAACTGTAAGCGAAGACACCCTGATACTGACACCGGCAGCGTCAGGAGACTTCACCGTAACAGTTACCGGCACGGACGGCGAGGCAAGGACTCAGTCCCTGTCCGTCAGCGTAAAGGTGCTTCCCGTGTTCGTGCTCAGTGCTGACGCTACGGCCATAACAGCGGAGCTTAACCAGGAGACAACGTTCAAGTACTTCACGGAAGGCGCGGTAGGAAGCGTGGATTATTCCGTTGAGCTCAGCGGAGACAGCAGCGCGCTGACGTTCACATCCGGCGACTGCGAAATAACGTTCACCCCCAGTGCTATGAGCGATTTCGTCTTCATCATAACAGCGAGCGACAATGCTTCGAGAAGCCGGACTCTCTCGGTTGACGTGAAGGTCATTCACACGTTCACCATCACGGCAAGCCCTGACGCGGTTACGATGATGGCCGGAGACACCGAGACCGTAACGCTCTCGGCAGACAACGCAGTAGGGCTCGTGCGCTACTCTGCTCCTGACGGAATTAACTGGATCACCATCAGCGGGGACACAGCTACCCTTGCTCCGACAGGCGAATACAACGGCAGAGTAACTTTCACCGCTAAGGACTCGCTCGACGTAACAAGCTCCGTAGATGTCAGCGTAACCGTATCAGTCTTCAAGGTAACCGCCGACAGGTCGACAGTAAGCTTGGCCGCAGGTTCGACTGCGACAATAACGATGAGCAGCAACGGGCAGGGAGTAACCTACACCACCAGCCACAGCTGGGCAACGGTCAACGGCAGCACGATAACGCTCGCGCCCACAGAGGCGGGGAGTTACACGCTGACGATAACCGGCACGGACAGCAAGCAGCGCACTGACACGGCCAGCGTCGCAGTAACTGTAACGAGCGGGACCAGCACGGACAGCGATGACCAGCCCGGCGCAGTCGCCCCGCAGAGCCTTCAGCCAGAGAGGAGCACGATGGATGTGTCTGACGAGGACGTAGAGGCGAACGTCAAGGAGACCATCGGCAACGTGCCCGAGAACGCGACGTTAGAACACCTGCCTTCAGGCGCGGCAGGAACTGCAAGGACTGTTACAGAAGTCATCAATGAGCTCAGCGGTGATGTACTTGCGGACGAGGAGGTCATCGCGGTGCTCGGGGTCATTAGCGTGGATAAGCCTGCGGTTTATGTGTTCATGGTCGACCTCTCGGGGATCGCCAACCTCAAGCCGGGTGCACCGCTGATTCTGCACATGCTGAGAGCAACGATAAGGTCAGGCAGTGCGGAAGTCTCTGCGGCGGCTGAGGAAGATACCAACTGCACGCTCGTCGACGATGAGGGCAACGAGGTTACCACAGTACCCGAGAACAAGCGCGTGAACATCGCGGCGTACATGGAGACCGGCAAGACCTACGAGCCTATACTCACGACGGCTTCATCCTCTTCGTACTCAAACAATGATCCCGGCTCTCCGGGCGGCGGATGCGATGCAGGCTTCGGTGCGCTTGCGCTGGCGGCGGCATCGTTGTTCATCTGCAAGAAGCGTTCATAA
- the hisH gene encoding imidazole glycerol phosphate synthase subunit HisH, translating into MIAIVDYGVGNLFSLASSFAAIGRDVKVTSDPEDLKRAERIILPGVGAFGDAARKLFTSGLAEPLIAEAGHGKPVLGICLGMQLLFTKSYEFGEHDGLGLIPGDVQPISTVIPSGLKIPQMGWNSLRFTNPSGIFSRSHEGDYVYFVHSYSAFCDGEYITATTNYGADLTAAVQKGNVYGVQFHPEKSGNVGLEMLRAFCEVKA; encoded by the coding sequence ATGATTGCTATTGTTGATTACGGAGTGGGAAATCTCTTCTCGCTCGCAAGTTCTTTTGCGGCTATCGGGAGAGACGTTAAGGTTACCTCTGACCCCGAAGATCTCAAGCGTGCCGAGCGCATAATTCTTCCCGGTGTAGGGGCATTCGGTGATGCCGCGCGCAAACTCTTCACCTCCGGCCTAGCTGAACCTCTCATCGCTGAGGCAGGGCACGGCAAGCCCGTTCTTGGCATCTGTCTGGGGATGCAGCTGCTCTTCACGAAAAGCTACGAGTTCGGCGAGCACGATGGTCTTGGCCTGATACCCGGCGACGTACAACCTATAAGCACAGTAATTCCCTCAGGCCTGAAGATTCCGCAGATGGGCTGGAACAGTCTCCGCTTCACCAACCCTTCAGGCATATTCTCGCGCTCGCATGAAGGCGATTATGTCTACTTCGTGCACTCGTACTCTGCTTTTTGCGACGGCGAATACATTACCGCAACGACAAACTACGGCGCAGACCTCACGGCGGCTGTCCAGAAGGGCAACGTCTACGGCGTGCAGTTCCACCCTGAGAAGAGCGGCAACGTCGGGCTAGAGATGCTCCGTGCATTCTGCGAGGTCAAGGCATGA
- the hisA gene encoding 1-(5-phosphoribosyl)-5-[(5-phosphoribosylamino)methylideneamino]imidazole-4-carboxamide isomerase, producing MIILPAIDLFGGQAVRLLKGDYAKMTVYDPEPVNTALKFRAEGAEWIHVVDLEGAKSGEPANLDALMSIRRACGLKCEVGGGIRDMRTIERYVSAGVERVILGTSAATKEGFAAEAVREFGSERVAVGVDIRDGKVAVKGWQESSGLEAFAFCRNMEAAGVKYIICTDISRDGAMNGTNRELYASMSKTLGVNIIASGGVSSLEDVKALAGLGLYGAIIGKAYYTGAVKISEAIEAGRVKQ from the coding sequence ATGATTATCCTTCCGGCAATAGACCTGTTCGGCGGGCAGGCAGTCAGGCTACTCAAAGGCGATTACGCGAAGATGACCGTCTACGACCCCGAGCCGGTGAACACTGCGCTGAAGTTCCGTGCTGAGGGTGCGGAGTGGATACACGTTGTTGACCTTGAGGGCGCGAAGTCAGGCGAACCAGCGAACCTCGACGCATTGATGAGCATTCGCCGGGCCTGCGGGCTGAAGTGCGAGGTCGGCGGAGGCATCAGAGACATGCGCACGATTGAACGCTACGTGTCCGCTGGTGTCGAGCGCGTGATTCTCGGGACTTCTGCGGCGACGAAAGAAGGTTTCGCGGCGGAAGCTGTGAGGGAGTTCGGGAGCGAACGTGTCGCTGTCGGTGTCGACATCCGGGACGGCAAAGTAGCAGTGAAGGGCTGGCAGGAGAGTTCCGGGCTTGAGGCGTTTGCGTTCTGCCGGAACATGGAGGCCGCAGGAGTGAAGTACATAATCTGCACGGATATTTCTCGCGACGGCGCAATGAACGGCACGAACAGGGAGCTTTACGCGTCCATGAGCAAAACTCTCGGCGTGAACATCATAGCTTCCGGCGGGGTAAGTTCGCTCGAGGACGTTAAGGCACTTGCCGGTCTTGGCCTGTACGGGGCGATTATCGGGAAAGCATATTATACCGGCGCGGTGAAAATCTCTGAGGCAATAGAAGCAGGAAGGGTGAAGCAATGA